One part of the Bradyrhizobium sp. CB1650 genome encodes these proteins:
- a CDS encoding LysM peptidoglycan-binding domain-containing protein has translation MMTASKVFIAFCVLAVLGTALAIGPAELRRLLPGGSSTEIASAARPDAKQEATAKVEPKADTKPETKPEANPEPKLADAAPTTSAPAASKPAAALAETQTQATAALTDLAPVKAPPAAADSGPRFDVARIDDHGEAAVIAGQAAPGAKVELLRDGQPLDTAVADASGQFVMTPPQLPAGSYELTLRAKAPDGTVTQSGRSVPVTIAEAAPPPARLASARPDAAPASRPQTKSDEKQDVVAALPSAAPRLASATDRPAVHQRMMGAAKPRVMARTTAADIVAGAPSEPGTSRVISRGDSLWAISRLAYGDGSRYALIFNANRAKIHNPNLIYPGQTFVLPQKTP, from the coding sequence ATGATGACGGCGTCAAAAGTGTTCATTGCGTTCTGCGTTCTGGCGGTGCTCGGAACCGCGCTCGCGATCGGCCCGGCCGAGCTGCGCCGCCTGTTGCCGGGCGGATCGAGCACCGAGATTGCCAGCGCCGCCAGGCCCGACGCCAAGCAGGAAGCGACGGCCAAGGTCGAGCCCAAAGCCGACACGAAGCCGGAAACCAAGCCCGAGGCAAACCCTGAGCCGAAGCTCGCGGACGCCGCGCCTACGACGTCCGCGCCTGCTGCGTCCAAGCCCGCCGCCGCCCTGGCTGAAACCCAGACCCAGGCAACGGCCGCGCTCACCGATCTCGCGCCGGTCAAGGCGCCTCCGGCTGCGGCCGACTCCGGTCCGCGCTTCGATGTCGCGCGCATCGACGATCACGGCGAGGCGGCGGTGATCGCGGGCCAGGCCGCGCCCGGTGCGAAGGTCGAGCTGCTGCGCGACGGCCAGCCGCTCGACACGGCGGTTGCCGATGCGTCCGGTCAGTTCGTCATGACCCCGCCGCAGCTTCCCGCCGGCTCCTATGAGCTGACCCTGCGCGCCAAGGCGCCTGACGGCACCGTCACGCAATCCGGCCGCAGCGTCCCGGTGACGATCGCCGAAGCAGCGCCGCCGCCGGCGCGCCTGGCATCCGCGCGTCCCGACGCGGCACCTGCGAGCAGGCCGCAGACCAAATCGGACGAGAAGCAGGATGTTGTCGCGGCGTTACCCTCCGCCGCACCACGCCTTGCCTCGGCGACGGACCGCCCCGCGGTCCATCAGAGGATGATGGGCGCGGCAAAGCCCAGGGTCATGGCCAGGACGACGGCCGCAGACATCGTGGCCGGCGCGCCCTCCGAGCCCGGCACAAGCCGGGTGATCTCCCGCGGCGACAGCCTGTGGGCCATCAGCCGGCTCGCTTACGGTGACGGCTCCCGCTACGCGCTGATCTTCAACGCCAACC